From the genome of Vigna angularis cultivar LongXiaoDou No.4 chromosome 11, ASM1680809v1, whole genome shotgun sequence, one region includes:
- the LOC108332532 gene encoding uncharacterized protein LOC108332532: MAKNRNNKKRNGVVSMDTTDASVSEQPQAMDTSESRVQNAVSGATNMKMKQKGRPMKRSKNVRKMKAIAKAVSSNEKSIEKVSKNENKRSRVKSAKSLYE, translated from the exons ATGGCAAAAAATAGGAATAATAAGAAGAGGAACGGCGTCGTTTCAATGGATACCACCGACGCATCCGTTTCGGAACAACCTCAAG CAATGGATACGTCAGAGTCAAGAGTTCAAAATGCGGTTTCCGGTGCTACCAATAT GAAGATGAAGCAGAAAGGAAGGCCAATGAAGAGATCAAAAAATGTCCGAAAGATGAAAGCAATAGCCAAAGCTGTATCCTCTAACGAGAAGTCCATTGAGAAGGTGTCgaagaatgaaaacaaaagaagtAGAGTTAAATCTGCAAAATCACTCTATGAATGA
- the LOC108333086 gene encoding uncharacterized protein LOC108333086 has protein sequence MGYVSVKAVLVSTGVLSMAMGLKLTLPLLSHFFLTQAPHVWTFFLTCFTPPYLYILLNFIILTILASSKLNNHLHHHSPPETALLLPSDPPIYDRPLLAAQLPAPDAVHLSPTAQTDYTVSSDEYLYQTKPTLNHDAVSEGNASAGCVRDENTPAKATVHDDDAAAVLSPSLLRKDSSDFSFADENEKPPVSARFSHRKAVRSSPEGGKVVSLGVAKTKKQETLESTWRTITEGRAMPLTRHLKKAETWETQGTPLRDLNGGPVMKKSETFAGREKNASTRLRKEPSLSQDELNRRVEAFINKFNAEMRLQRQESLRQYREMMNREAH, from the exons atgggTTATGTGTCTGTGAAAGCCGTTCTAGTCTCCACCGGGGTTTTATCAATGGCAATGGGTTTGAAACTCACACTCCCTTTGCTCTCGCATTTCTTCCTCACCCAAGCTCCACACGTGTGGACCTTCTTTCTCACCTGCTTCACTCCTCCCTACCTCTACATCCTCCTCAACTTCATCATCCTCACCATTCTCGCCTCTTCTAAGCTCAACAACCACCTCCACCACCACTCCCCGCCGGAAACCGCCCTCCTCCTCCCCTCCGACCCGCCTATTTACGACCGTCCTCTCCTCGCTGCCCAGCTACCCGCTCCTGACGCCGTCCACCTATCCCCCACCGCACAAACTGACTACACCGTATCTTCTGACGAATACCTTTACCAGACGAAACCGACGCTGAATCACGATGCGGTCAGCGAAGGCAACGCTTCTGCCGGTTGTGTTCGCGACGAGAACACGCCGGCGAAAGCGACGGTTCATGACGACGATGCTGCTGCCGTTCTTTCCCCCAGCCTGCTGAGAAAAGATTCATCGGACTTTTCCTTCGCAGATGAGAATGAGAAACCGCCTGTTTCTGCCAGATTCAGCCACCGGAAAGCGGTTAGATCCAGTCCAGAAG GGGGGAAGGTTGTGTCGTTGGGAGTAGCGAAGACGAAGAAGCAGGAGACGTTGGAGAGCACGTGGAGGACGATAACGGAGGGGCGAGCGATGCCGTTAACTAGGCATTTGAAGAAGGCAGAGACGTGGGAGACGCAGGGGACGCCGTTGAGGGATTTGAACGGTGGACCTGTGATGAAGAAATCAGAGACGTTTGCCGGGAGGGAGAAGAACGCGTCGACGAGGCTGCGGAAGGAGCCATCGTTGAGTCAGGACGAATTGAACCGGCGAGTGGAAGCGTTCATCAACAAGTTCAACGCGGAGATGAGGTTGCAGAGGCAGGAGTCGCTGAGGCAGTACAGGGAGATGATGAATCGAGAAGCTCACTGA
- the LOC108332800 gene encoding uncharacterized protein LOC108332800 encodes MCPQCPIVVEGHRFEVHLISLPLQGLDVILGIDWLSANHILIDCSKKELIFLDPEEAELLSLQQVLKEVKEGSSRFIILTHVEVEKNEQNLDIPIVNEFSDVFPKEVPGLPPQREVEFSIDLIPGAGLVLIVPYRMARQSWQS; translated from the coding sequence ATGTGTCCTCAATGTCCAATAGTTGTAGAAGGACATAGGTTCGAAGTACATCTTATATCTTTACCTCTACAAGGTTTAGATGTAATATTAGGAATAGATTGGTTATCTGCCAATCATATCCTTATAGACTGTAGCAAGAAGGAGTTGATTTTCCTTGATCCTGAAGAAGCGGAGTTGTTGTCATTACAACAAGTGTTAAAGGAAGTAAAAGAAGGATCTTCGCGTTTCATTATCTTGACTCATGTGGAAgttgagaaaaatgaacaaaatcttGATATTCCCATAGTTAATGAGTTTAGTGATGTGTTCCCAAAAGAAGTACCAGGATTGCCACCTCAACGAGAAGTAGAATTCTCCATCGATTTAATACCTGGAGCTGGACTAGTATTGATAGTTCCATATCGAATGGCCCGACAGAGTTGGCAGAGCTaa
- the LOC128194697 gene encoding uncharacterized protein LOC128194697, with protein MAEAEDDPISKLVTKLPRLKKASLQLYWDLRVFGLPPHVPVYITFSDALEVIEGDRMLNISIIQLWCMYMDTIVVDQGRSSMYGFVEPQTIQPSGNTLQNRQHYLQTWMDESKRDIYLVPYIDGYVFLYVVSLLL; from the exons atggctgaagcagaGGATGATCCTATATCAAAGTTAGTGACAAAATTACCCAGATTGAAGAAAGCATCATTAcaactatactgggatttgagggtatttggtcttcccccacatgtgccagtttatatcacattttctgatgcattggaggtgattgagggagacaggatgttgaatatttccatcattcagttgtggtgcat gtacatggacacaatcgttgtagaccaaggtcggtcttccatgtacggatttgttgaacctcagaccattcaaccgtctggtaacacacttcaaaacagacaacattatttgcaaacatggatggatgagtccaAAAGAGacatataccttgtgccatacattgacgGGTACGTGTTTTTATATGTGgtcagtttattattatag
- the LOC128194698 gene encoding uncharacterized protein LOC128194698 has product MVIIPKQCKIIWFCSLHRKMKNDLRTMLQGVIGKSRGQLVQILYPKCNQQVDSWECGFYVMCWIKTIIRAVITDDWNERFKTTSPIAEDTINQIRQEWTAYLLQRWS; this is encoded by the exons atggttatcattcccaaacaatgtaaaattatatggttttgttcgttgcacaggaagatgaaaaatgacttgagaaccatgcttcaagg agttattggtaaatctcgtggtcaattggttcaaattttgtatccaaag tgtaaccagcaggtagattcatgggaatgtggcttctatgtgatgtgttggattaagaccatcattcgagctgtcattacagatgactggaatgag cgcttcaagactACATCGCCTATtgcagaggacacaattaaccagataaggcaggagtggaccgcttatcttttacaaagatggagttag